In Leishmania infantum JPCM5 genome chromosome 33, a genomic segment contains:
- a CDS encoding putative autophagocytosis protein: protein MSIRRSLYEGFKNVHNKLHNVKTTSDFQTTGRLTPKEFVEAGDELVQKNPVWQWVGGPESVQDYLPKEKKCIVYRGAPCTERAPVDSTNASPEAVDEDDFVLTEATQVALPATALEEEKVLTWDEDDDDSGEEDVVATATDNSNLRVYDVYIVYDKYYQTPRMYLVGYASDHVTPLSMGQMKEDVYRSNYGKTVTIDPHPVLSIPCISIHPCRHAETMRSLMHRMQENYNREKANDPNAEPFVFPTHLALLLFLKFISTVLPTIQYDVSSGFHLV, encoded by the coding sequence ATGTCTATACGACGCTCTCTGTACGAGGGGTTCAAAAATGTTCACAACAAGCTCCACAATGTGAAAACAACCAGTGATTTTCAAACCACAGGACGACTCACTCCGAAAGAGTTTGTGGAGGCGGGTGACGAACTTGTACAGAAGAACCCTGTATGGCAGTGGGTCGGTGGCCCTGAGAGCGTGCAAGACTACCTtccgaaagaaaaaaaatgcatTGTCTACCGCGGTGCCCCGTGCACTGAACGAGCGCCAGTGGACTCGACGAACGCTTCACCAGAGGCAGTTGATGAGGACGACTTTGTTTTGACAGAAGCCACACAGGTTGCCCTGCCCGCCACAGCCCTCGAAGAGGAAAAGGTGCTCACCTgggacgaagacgacgatgacTCTGGCGAAGAGGACGTTGTTGCTACGGCAACTGATAACTCAAACTTGCGCGTCTATGATGTTTACATTGTGTACGACAAATACTACCAAACACCGCGTATGTATTTGGTGGGGTACGCTAGCGATCATGTAACACCTCTCTCAATGGGTCAAATGAAAGAGGACGTTTACCGCTCCAACTATGGAAAAACAGTCACCATCGACCCCCACCCCGTTCTCTCGATTCCGTGCATAAGTATTCACCCTTGCCGCCACGCTGAGACAATGCGCAGCTTGATGCATCGGATGCAAGAAAACTACAATCGCGAAAAGGCGAATGATCCCAACGCTGAGCcatttgtttttcccacccaCTTAGCCTTGCTTCTCTTCTTGAAATTCATCTCTACTGTTCTGCCAACAATTCAGTACGACGTCTCCTCGGGGTTTCACTTAGTGTGA
- the LPG1R gene encoding beta-galactofuranosyltransferase-like protein, whose protein sequence is MKRGQRSHACGFSPARRCLLFVASVLLAASITLLILYSSPDVAVGAVDGGKDVWVTAPTDQPVTDEELFACTRRWLQTDGVPADTVIPFVIVPLTLEWEDFRMFMCRVHARARYLYILQNGAVEEMTVLLTKLRAAVPSERLIVEYRPQNIGYAAAVNEGYRVALQKPHAEVPFIGVFNCDVYFERRYFDRYIPVVYEMLAPDAARIRALEEVVEQEERAARAAGRQTLRASVATTPGLSISMLLPDRIRYSSFAEQQDEFKGHVGMFYYETKSMCAFLVSRLALLVGGFLDENFYPAYFEDYDWQFRLANLGFKKFTGASAQFGGFFHRMGGNIRAINKGPASKSISYDMAAIRVERMLNAKPGIDYGETKWAWHREALVAMSATPFPQLEFIVPLDVWVMDVARHQLIIDIGTGRQPSVEISNTYNVSLLSSLRPFALADGKDFWGSGIITAEQHWRK, encoded by the coding sequence ATGAAGCGCGGGCAGAGGTCGCACGCTTGCGGCTTTTCTCCTGCGCGACGCTGCCTGCTGTTCGTAGCCTCTGTGTTACTAGCAGCCAGCATCACGCTTCTTATCTTGTACTCGTCGCCTGACGTGGCGGTGGGAGCAGTAGACGGGGGTAAGGATGTTTGGGTCACGGCGCCGACAGACCAGCCAGTGACCGATGAGGAGCTGTTTGCTTGCACTCGCAGATGGCTGCAGACAGACGGTGTTCCGGCCGACACCGTCATCCCGTTCGTGATtgtgccgctgacgctggaGTGGGAAGACTTCCGCATGTTCATGtgccgcgtgcacgcgcgcgcgcgctacCTCTACATCCTGCAGAATGGCGCAGTGGAGGAGATGACTGTGCTGCTGacgaagctgcgcgccgcggtgccgtCTGAGCGGCTCATCGTCGAGTACCGACCGCAAAACATCGGCTACGCTGCGGCTGTCAACGAAGGGTACCGGGTGGCCCTACAGAAGCCGCATGCCGAGGTGCCCTTTATCGGCGTGTTCAACTGCGACGTGTACTTTGAGCGCCGGTATTTTGACAGGTACATACCCGTTGTGTACGAAATGCTGGCCCCCGACGCGGCCCGCATTCGCGCGCTGGAGGAAGTGGTGGAacaggaggagagggcggcgcgcgcggcaggGCGGCAGACACTGCGCGCCAGTGTGGCAACCACACCCGGTCTCTCCATCTCCATGCTCCTGCCGGACCGGATTAGGTACAGCTCCTTTGCAGAGCAGCAGGACGAGTTCAAGGGGCATGTAGGGATGTTTTACTACGAGACCAAGTCCATGTGCGCCTTTCTGGTGTCGCGCCTTGCGCTGCTGGTCGGCGGCTTCCTCGATGAAAACTTCTACCCCGCCTACTTTGAGGACTACGACTGGCAGTTCCGCCTGGCGAACCTTGGCTTCAAGAAGTTTACGGGCGCCTCAGCGCAGTTTGGCGGCTTCTTTCACAGAATGGGTGGCAACATCCGCGCCATCAACAAGGGCCCTGCCAGCAAGTCCATAAGCTACGACATGGCGGCGATACGGGTGGAACGTATGCTTAACGCCAAGCCGGGCATCGACTACGGGGAGACGAAGTGGGCGTGGCATCGCGAGGCGCTTGTGGCAATGAGCGCGACACCCTTCCCGCAGCTGGAGTTCATTGTTCCGTTGGATGTGTGGGTGATGGATGTGGCGCGGCATCAACTGATCATCGACATCGGCACGGGGCGTCAGCCATCCGTAGAGATATCGAACACGTACAacgtctctctcctttcgAGCCTGCGGCCATTTGCACTGGCAGACGGCAAGGACTTCTGGGGAAGCGGCATTATTACAGCAGAGCAGCATTGGCGAAAGTAG